In a genomic window of Tripterygium wilfordii isolate XIE 37 chromosome 8, ASM1340144v1, whole genome shotgun sequence:
- the LOC120003222 gene encoding 11-beta-hydroxysteroid dehydrogenase-like 4A, with product MDSIHKFLNIILPFVALVLVVLLLPPFLLVKLFNRTRRCLYAENVSGKVVLITGASSGIGEHLAYEYARRGACLALVARRENRLREVADKAMQLGSPDVIVIRADVSKVDDCKQFMDTAVNHFGKLDHLVNNAGITQISMFEESAQFSNPATVMNINFWGAVYSTHFAVPHLKKTKGRIIVIASVAGWFPIPKLSFYNASKSALISFYETLRAEFGTDIGITIVTPGLIESEMTRSVMRSKVQMDFVPAESTEGCARSIVNKACRGEGYVTEPSWARVWFLLRACFPELVDWCSHLLLVCMQKKSKKNE from the exons ATGGATTCAATTCACAAATTCTTGAACATTATACTTCCTTTTGTAGCACTCGTTTTGGTAGTCTTACTTTTACCACCATTTCTTCTTGTCAAGCTCTTCAACCGCACAAGAAGATGTCTCTATGCTGAAAACGTTTCAGGAAAAGTAGTACTAATCACCGGAGCATCTTCGGGCATCGGCGAG CATCTGGCGTATGAGTATGCGAGGAGAGGAGCTTGTTTAGCCCTGGTTGCTAGAAGAGAGAATCGTCTCCGCGAGGTTGCTGATAAGGCCATGCAGCTGGGCTCCCCGGACGTTATTGTGATTCGAGCAGATGTTTCCAAGGTTGATGATTGTAAGCAGTTTATGGATACAGCAGTGAATCACTTTGGTAAat TGGATCACCTTGTAAACAATGCTGGGATTACTCAAATCAGCATGTTTGAAGAGTCTGCCCAATTCTCCAATCCTGCTACGGTTATG AACATAAACTTCTGGGGTGCAGTGTACAGCACTCATTTTGCAGTTCCACATCTGAAAAAGACCAAAGGCAGGATCATTGTAATTGCTTCAGTTGCTGGATGGTTCCCAATCCCAAAACTGAGCTTCTATAAT GCAAGCAAGTCAGCCCTCATAAGCTTCTATGAGACATTGAGAGCTGAGTTTGGTACAGACATTGGAATCACCATTGTCACTCCAGGACTCATTGAATCAGAGATGACCCGGTCCGTCATGCGATCAAAG GTTCAGATGGACTTTGTGCCTGCAGAGTCGACAGAAGGGTGCGCGAGGTCGATTGTGAACAAAGCTTGCAGGGGAGAAGGGTATGTGACAGAGCCGTCTTGGGCTAGAGTGTGGTTCCTGCTGAGGGCATGTTTTCCTGAACTAGTTGATTGGTGTAGTCACTTGTTACTGGTTTGTatgcaaaagaaatcaaagaaaaatgagtag
- the LOC120003238 gene encoding heavy metal-associated isoprenylated plant protein 7-like isoform X2 has protein sequence MGEENKPAAAATEEKKMEEKKPEEPKKADEEKKEKKETEKEPKPEKPAEEKKEEKKAEESKDQKSPPPPQEIVLNVYMHCEGCARKVRRSLKGFEGVENVTTDCKTHKVVVKGEKADPLKVLERVERKSHRKVELLSPIPKPPTEEEKKAKEEEKPKTEEKKEEPQVITVVLKVFMHCEACALEIKKRIQRMKGVESAEPDLKSSQVTVKGVFDPEKLVEYVYKRTGKHASIVKTEPAAKKEEKKAEESKDEKKADEGEKEKEKEKKEEGGEESKDKKEGGGDGEAKAEEATAEETKVVEVKGNPYYYYPPRYAMELYAYPQIFSDENPNACSVM, from the exons ATGGGG GAGGAAAATAAACCAGCGGCAGCAGCAACagaggagaagaaaatggaGGAGAAAAAACCAGAGGAGCCGAAGAAAGCAGATgaagagaagaaggaaaagaaagaaacagagaagGAGCCAAAGCCAGAGAAACCTgcagaggaaaagaaagaagagaaaaaggcaGAGGAATCCAAAGACCAAAAGTCTCCTCCACCGCCTCAAGAAATCGTGCTGAATGTTTATATGCATTGCGAGGGATGTGCTCGCAAGGTCCGCCGGAGCCTCAAAGGATTTGAAG GTGTCGAAAATGTAACGACTGATTGCAAGACTCACAAGGTGGTTGTGAAGGGAGAGAAGGCGGATCCATTGAAGgtgttggagagagttgagaggaaAAGCCACAGGAAGGTTGAGCTTCTCTCACCGATCCCAAAGCCGCCCACTGAGGAAGAGAAGAAAgccaaagaagaggaaaaaccCAAGactgaagagaagaaagaagag CCTCAAGTGATCACAGTGGTGCTCAAGGTGTTCATGCATTGCGAAGCTTGTGCATTGGAAATCAAGAAACGGATACAGAGAATGAAAG GAGTGGAATCGGCGGAGCCAGATCTAAAGAGCTCGCAAGTAACAGTGAAGGGAGTGTTCGACCCAGAAAAGCTGGTTGAATACGTGTACAAGAGAACTGGCAAGCACGCTTCGATAGTGAAGACAGAGCCAGCAgcaaagaaagaggaaaagaaagcGGAAGAATCCAAAGACGAGAAAAAGGCGGACGAGggtgaaaaggaaaaggaaaaggaaaagaaagaggagggcGGCGAGGAGAGCAAAGACAAGAAAGAAGGCGGTGGTGACGGAGAGGCCAAAGCGGAGGAAGCTACGGCGGAAGAGACTAAAGTGGTTGAGGTGAAGGGGAATCCGTATTACTACTATCCACCAAGATATGCTATGGAATTGTACGCGTACCCTCAGATCTTCAGCGACGAGAACCCCAATGCTTGTTCCGTAATGTAA
- the LOC120003408 gene encoding SUMO-activating enzyme subunit 1B-1-like, whose product MDGEELTEQETALYDRQIRVWGADAQRRLSKSHILVCGMKGTVAEFCKNIVLAGVGSVTLVDDRVVTEEALSANFLIPPDESVYGGRTVAEICGDSLREFNPMVSVSVQKGDISSFGGDFFDKFNVVVISCCSAGTKKLINDKCRKLSKRVAFYTVDCRDSCGEIFVDLQSYKYSKKKLGETVECEIQYPRLEDAISVPWKVLPKKVSKLYFAMRVIESFEEAEGRKAGEITIGDLPALLKLRKEICETQSLNESHVPSILLERLVMGAREFPPACAVIGGILGQEVIKAISGKGDPLKNFFFFDAMDGKGIIEDISNEPPNK is encoded by the exons ATGGACGGAGAGGAGTTGACGGAGCAGGAGACTGCTTTGTACGATCGCCAAATTAGGGTTTGGGGAGCTGATGCTCAACGAAG ACTGAGCAAATCTCATATACTAGTCTGTGGAATGAAAGGGACTGTTGCCGAG TTCTGCAAGAACATTGTACTAGCTGGGGTGGGGAGTGTAACATTGGTGGATGATCGGGTAGTGACTGAAGAAGCATTGTCTGCAAATTTCTTGATTCCTCCAGATGAGAGTGTGTATGGTGGTAGAACTGTAGCTGAAATTTGTGGTGATTCCTTGAGAGAGTTCAATCCAATGGTCTCCGTTTCAGTACAGAAAG GTGACATTTCAAGCTTTGGTGGAGATTTCTTTGACAAGTTCAATGTTGTAGTAATCAGTTGCTGCTCTGCTGGGACAAAA AAATTGATCAATGATAAATGCCGGAAGTTGTCGAAGCGTGTGGCTTTCTATACAGTTGACTGCAGGGATTCTTGCGGTGAAATATTTGTTGATCTGCAGAGTTATAAATATTCAAAG AAAAAGCTTGGTGAAACTGTTGAATGCGAAATACAATATCCACGTTTAGAG GATGCAATTTCAGTACCTTGGAAGGTGCTTCCCAAGAAAGTGTCTAAGCTTTACTTTGCTATGAGAG TGATAGAAAGTTTTGAAGAAGCAGAAGGGAGAAAAGCAGGAGAGATTACAATTGGAGATCTCCCGGCTCTTTTGAAGCTGAGAAAGGAAATCTGTGAGACACAG TCGCTCAACGAATCTCATGTTCCTAGTATTCTACTTGAACGACTAGTTATGGGTGCAAGAGAATTTCCTCCAGCTTGTGCCGTCATCGGGGGAATCCTTGGACAG GAGGTTATAAAAGCAATATCAGGCAAAGGTGATCCCCTgaagaatttctttttcttcgaTGCTATGGATGGGAAAGGCATAATAGAGGACATATCGAACGAACCCCCGAACAAGTAG
- the LOC120003238 gene encoding heavy metal-associated isoprenylated plant protein 7-like isoform X3 produces the protein MEEKKPEEPKKADEEKKEKKETEKEPKPEKPAEEKKEEKKAEESKDQKSPPPPQEIVLNVYMHCEGCARKVRRSLKGFEGVENVTTDCKTHKVVVKGEKADPLKVLERVERKSHRKVELLSPIPKPPTEEEKKAKEEEKPKTEEKKEEPQVITVVLKVFMHCEACALEIKKRIQRMKGVESAEPDLKSSQVTVKGVFDPEKLVEYVYKRTGKHASIVKTEPAAKKEEKKAEESKDEKKADEGEKEKEKEKKEEGGEESKDKKEGGGDGEAKAEEATAEETKVVEVKGNPYYYYPPRYAMELYAYPQIFSDENPNACSVM, from the exons atggaGGAGAAAAAACCAGAGGAGCCGAAGAAAGCAGATgaagagaagaaggaaaagaaagaaacagagaagGAGCCAAAGCCAGAGAAACCTgcagaggaaaagaaagaagagaaaaaggcaGAGGAATCCAAAGACCAAAAGTCTCCTCCACCGCCTCAAGAAATCGTGCTGAATGTTTATATGCATTGCGAGGGATGTGCTCGCAAGGTCCGCCGGAGCCTCAAAGGATTTGAAG GTGTCGAAAATGTAACGACTGATTGCAAGACTCACAAGGTGGTTGTGAAGGGAGAGAAGGCGGATCCATTGAAGgtgttggagagagttgagaggaaAAGCCACAGGAAGGTTGAGCTTCTCTCACCGATCCCAAAGCCGCCCACTGAGGAAGAGAAGAAAgccaaagaagaggaaaaaccCAAGactgaagagaagaaagaagag CCTCAAGTGATCACAGTGGTGCTCAAGGTGTTCATGCATTGCGAAGCTTGTGCATTGGAAATCAAGAAACGGATACAGAGAATGAAAG GAGTGGAATCGGCGGAGCCAGATCTAAAGAGCTCGCAAGTAACAGTGAAGGGAGTGTTCGACCCAGAAAAGCTGGTTGAATACGTGTACAAGAGAACTGGCAAGCACGCTTCGATAGTGAAGACAGAGCCAGCAgcaaagaaagaggaaaagaaagcGGAAGAATCCAAAGACGAGAAAAAGGCGGACGAGggtgaaaaggaaaaggaaaaggaaaagaaagaggagggcGGCGAGGAGAGCAAAGACAAGAAAGAAGGCGGTGGTGACGGAGAGGCCAAAGCGGAGGAAGCTACGGCGGAAGAGACTAAAGTGGTTGAGGTGAAGGGGAATCCGTATTACTACTATCCACCAAGATATGCTATGGAATTGTACGCGTACCCTCAGATCTTCAGCGACGAGAACCCCAATGCTTGTTCCGTAATGTAA
- the LOC120003223 gene encoding gamma carbonic anhydrase-like 2, mitochondrial, protein MTTVARISRRAFANALSQHHHNVIHRSLATAAAAVQAIDEPQKKAITPSLDRVKWDYRGQRQIIPLGQWLPKIAVDAYVAPNVVLAGQVTVWDAASVWSGSVLRGDLNKISVGFSSNVQERCVIHAAWSSPTGLPAETLIERYVTIGANCLLRSCTIEPECIIGQRSILMEGSLVETRSILEAGSVVPPGRRIPTGELWAGNPAKFVRALTNDEILEIPKLAVAVTDLSRSYYSEFLPYSTVYLEVEKFKKSLGISI, encoded by the exons ATGACGACTGTAGCTCGCATCTCCAGAAGGGCTTTCGCGAATGCACTCTCGCAGCACCACCACAACGTTATTCACCGCTCTCTTGCAACCGCTGCGGCTGCCGTTCAGGCAATAGACGAGCCTCAAAAAAAGGCGATAACGCCATCCCTGGATCGAGTGAAGTGGGACTACAGAGGGCAGAGACAGATAATTCCCTTGGGCCAATGGCTTCCTAAGATCGCCGTGGATGCTTACGTAGCCCCCAACGTTGTCCTGGCCGGGCAGGTCACGGTGTGGGACGCAGCTTCTGTCTGGAGCGGGTCGGTCCTCCGTGGCGATCTTAACAAGATCTCTGTCGGTTTCTCCTCCAACGTTCAAGAACGCTGCGTGATTCACGCTGCCTGGTCATCACCCACAG GGTTGCCGGCAGAGACATTGATCGAGCGGTATGTGACAATTGGTGCAAACTGTCTCTTGCGTTCCTGCACCATTGAGCCAGAGTGTATTATTGGGCAGCGTTCCATACTTATGGAAGGCTCTTTGGTGGAGACACGCTCAATCCTTGAAGCTGGGTCCGTGGTTCCCCCGGGAAGGAGAATTCCAACTGGTGAACTTTGGGCAGGAAATCCAGCAAAATTTGTCAGGGCTCTGACCAATGATGAGATCTTAGAAATCCCTAAACTTGCCGTTGCTGTAACTGATTTGAGCCGAAGCTATTACTCAGAGTTTCTTCCTTACTCCACAGTCTATTTAGAGGTCGAGAAGTTCAAGAAATCATTGGGGATTtctatttga
- the LOC120003238 gene encoding heavy metal-associated isoprenylated plant protein 7-like isoform X1, with product MGVEENKPAAAATEEKKMEEKKPEEPKKADEEKKEKKETEKEPKPEKPAEEKKEEKKAEESKDQKSPPPPQEIVLNVYMHCEGCARKVRRSLKGFEGVENVTTDCKTHKVVVKGEKADPLKVLERVERKSHRKVELLSPIPKPPTEEEKKAKEEEKPKTEEKKEEPQVITVVLKVFMHCEACALEIKKRIQRMKGVESAEPDLKSSQVTVKGVFDPEKLVEYVYKRTGKHASIVKTEPAAKKEEKKAEESKDEKKADEGEKEKEKEKKEEGGEESKDKKEGGGDGEAKAEEATAEETKVVEVKGNPYYYYPPRYAMELYAYPQIFSDENPNACSVM from the exons ATGGGGGTG GAGGAAAATAAACCAGCGGCAGCAGCAACagaggagaagaaaatggaGGAGAAAAAACCAGAGGAGCCGAAGAAAGCAGATgaagagaagaaggaaaagaaagaaacagagaagGAGCCAAAGCCAGAGAAACCTgcagaggaaaagaaagaagagaaaaaggcaGAGGAATCCAAAGACCAAAAGTCTCCTCCACCGCCTCAAGAAATCGTGCTGAATGTTTATATGCATTGCGAGGGATGTGCTCGCAAGGTCCGCCGGAGCCTCAAAGGATTTGAAG GTGTCGAAAATGTAACGACTGATTGCAAGACTCACAAGGTGGTTGTGAAGGGAGAGAAGGCGGATCCATTGAAGgtgttggagagagttgagaggaaAAGCCACAGGAAGGTTGAGCTTCTCTCACCGATCCCAAAGCCGCCCACTGAGGAAGAGAAGAAAgccaaagaagaggaaaaaccCAAGactgaagagaagaaagaagag CCTCAAGTGATCACAGTGGTGCTCAAGGTGTTCATGCATTGCGAAGCTTGTGCATTGGAAATCAAGAAACGGATACAGAGAATGAAAG GAGTGGAATCGGCGGAGCCAGATCTAAAGAGCTCGCAAGTAACAGTGAAGGGAGTGTTCGACCCAGAAAAGCTGGTTGAATACGTGTACAAGAGAACTGGCAAGCACGCTTCGATAGTGAAGACAGAGCCAGCAgcaaagaaagaggaaaagaaagcGGAAGAATCCAAAGACGAGAAAAAGGCGGACGAGggtgaaaaggaaaaggaaaaggaaaagaaagaggagggcGGCGAGGAGAGCAAAGACAAGAAAGAAGGCGGTGGTGACGGAGAGGCCAAAGCGGAGGAAGCTACGGCGGAAGAGACTAAAGTGGTTGAGGTGAAGGGGAATCCGTATTACTACTATCCACCAAGATATGCTATGGAATTGTACGCGTACCCTCAGATCTTCAGCGACGAGAACCCCAATGCTTGTTCCGTAATGTAA